In Solenopsis invicta isolate M01_SB chromosome 9, UNIL_Sinv_3.0, whole genome shotgun sequence, the sequence TCAagaatatttgttgaaattattcaaaatttttaattagtcaCCCATATTATTTctcacaaaatttgtaaaattttcataaattgttgaaaattttaCTGCAAAAATTGTTTCGATTATCAGTATCGATCTTTCGATTATCGTCGACCACTCGGTGTCGATACTACGAGATTTTCATTTATCTCTAGCCACCGACGAGCAACAGCAGCAGGTATCTCGCCAGGATGTGTTCCGCTCGAGGCGAAACATTGTTACTAACCACCACCATCGCCGCTATCGCGAACCACTATGCCTCTTCCATCGTTTCACAGCCGATGGATCGTCGATAGGTATTTTAGCCTGTAGTATATAACAGTATCCACCTATAACATACTCGCGCACTGGGTTCTTCGTAAGGGGAGGAATGGAAGAGAGACGAGAGAGGAGTAGACGAGACtgagcgagagagcgagcgagcgagcgagaggggATGGGCGAGAGGGGATCGATCGAATCGCCATTACGGCGAGTGAGTGCCGGGGGTGCACGATGGAATCACGCCGCCGCTGGGGGTTTATTCCCCGTATATATTTGCCGGAGTATCACCCTCGACCCAGTAGGATGCCGCCCCCCTCCTCTCTATCCCAGAGGGGTTTGATGTTCAGCAAggcggagagaaagagaaagggagaggtggggaaagagagaaagaaagagaaacaaagagagagagagagaggcacgGGTCTAGGAAAGCCGAGGGCTCGTGCAGAGCACTTTGGACTTGCCAAAATCTGCGGGGAATTCGCACCCTCGACACGATACCACTTCTCGAATGGAGTGGCCCGTTTCGACAAATATGGAACAATAGTTACCTTCTGGCAGGCAAACGACGAGCTTTGTTTAACAACGATTATTCAATCGTTAATAATGCATTTGGTGTTTGTTAGTGAAATAcgattaataagttaataaattaatttcgatgTGATACCTAAATTCcttcacaaaaaaaaagataaatatgcgTTAAATTGTAATCAACCCGTGTACGTATGTACATCGATTATGTATCGAATATTTAGTGGCCAGCTGGTTTAATGTATGAAGAGATGCGCAAATATTATATACAGCTTACTGAACTCTTTACGTCTCGGTTTTTCTCGTATTGCGCTTCCTGTTTACAAGCTGCTGCTTGTTCGAGCGTAAcggaatttttaaagaatttcagGGGACGTCTCATTGTaagctgtttttttttcgttgTGTTTTTCAGGTACGGCGCTGGATACGACCTAGCCGCGCGGCGGAAGAATGCCACGAGGGAGTCGACGGCAACCTTGAAGGCTTGGCTGAACGAACACAAGAAGAATCCGTATCCGACGAAAGGCGAGAAGATTATGCTGGCTATCATCACAAAGATGACGTTGACCCAAGTCTCCACTTGGTTCGCGAACGCGCGGAGACGTCTCAAAAAGGAGAACAAGATGACTTGGGAACCGAAGAACAAGAcggacgacgatgacgacgcgGTGCTCACCGATTCCGAGGATAATAAGGAAAAGGACGATCTCGCGTCGGACAACAGAGGCGACCGGGTTGGCGAAGAGGCGAGGCGAGGCCTCGACGATACCGGTAAGCCTTTTTTCCTTTCCACGCATGACAACATCCGTTGCCCGACAGCGAGTCAGAATTCATTATTCAATAAGACGTTGCCTCCAGATACGACCCGTCACGTTTTCACGTCGCTATCTGCGAGAGCGATTTAGAAAATTGCTCGTAGACGCGGGGCGTGCTGACGTTAACACGCGAAATCTTAGTTTACGTCGCCAACAGGACTACAAACTGTGAAACGAAATGAAACGAGGGGCGTGTCCGCTAACGTCGCCGCAGAAAAAAAATGCTcggagaataataataataataatattcgaaACGACTAGCCCGCAGCGTATGCTTTGAGAGGgtctgagaaagagagaaattgcACCGTCGCACATAATATTCGCGATAACTCGTCGCTATCAGGAAATTTCTATCGTTGGAAACGTCCGATTAACAATATTGCGAGAAGTATCCTCGGCCAAAGCTAAAATCATTTCTCGAAGGTAGGTCCAGCGTGAGCAAAGCGAGCCGATCTCTTTGACTCCGGAATGTCGATGGCGTGTTTCCGTCGCGTGACTAGTTTCCCCGATATCGAATATCCATCAGCTGGCGTTTCTCGTATTGCGCAAGTATGCATTTCGCTCACAATGAATCGGACTTACGACTTCACTCCGGACGGTCGGCAGTTGTTCCTAAAAGATTACCTGAATCTTTTCGAGAGTATTTCGTGTACCGtttctaaataatgcaaatatatCTTCGCTCTGTGTTTCGACCGAAAGATCGATGATAGGGCTTTTAGCCTTGTCGCTCGCGTACCTGTCGTTCCTCGAGAGCTTCTGTAAGTCGCCCATCAACCGTGAATTTTTACGGTCGACGATTCCGAAGTACGCGGCTGCAAATTTCGGTTCGTTTCAGCGCCCGCTGCACCGCAAAGCACGTCACACATGCTCATTAAGGGACCCGAATGCCACGACTCGTTTCCCAAATAATGGTTCGGATATCGGAGATATTTGCATCCCGAGGGCGATTTGCTCGAACCGCATTTCTTCGCGCGACGACCGGAAACGAGGAGTTGGAAATTCGCGGCGAAACGGAGCGCGCGCGCTCGGTGCGGAGCGGAGCGGACTCTACATCGCGGGGGCGGACATAATGGTTCACATGTGGGTAAACACAGTGACGGGTTGCGGGTTGCCGCGCGAAGAGATTAATGGCTCTCGGTTTGGTCCCCTGGTGAATCGGGCCGACGCCGTTGGTATTGGTATTGGGCACCCCGGGCTGGACCGGGCTGCTTGCCCGTGAGCTTGCCGCGGGCGTGTAGGTGTATGTACGAGGTGAGCGAGAAGCACGTAattgtatgcgtgcgcgcgtgcaaGAGGGAGAGGGTGCGCTCGGGCTGAGTAGCCATCCGTAGAACCATATCCACTCCGCGCTACGGAGtccatatatatacatacatatataatatgtatacgtgtacatacatatgtacgtacacatatacatgtatatatatatgtatatattatatacattgtgAATGTATATAGATACACACGGGAGAACGCTGGTTCGAGGTACGGTGATGTATCGGCGCCCGCGGCGAGACGAATGGTACGGACCCTCCTATGGCCACCATTACCCCACCGCACATTGGCCAATATCggatatttctctctctctctctctctctctctctctctctctcactcactctccTTCTCCTTCGTACTCTCGTCGTCTCAGTCTCTCTCTCCCGATCCAGGACACCTAGATCCTGCTACGTCACGCGTCCTGCAATGGCTCGTAATTTCAAAGGACTGGCTCGAACGGAGTAGAGCACTCCGGCGATGCGCCGGGAAAGGCTGACGAGAACCGATGGGAAATTGATTCGTCGCGCCAGTTCTCCCGCACGAGGTCGCGTGAAAGCACAGACGTTGGCGTCTCTTACGTTAAAATTTTCGTGGTTCTCTTCTTCCTATATAAATAACGGGATCGTGTATCGACACTTTGGTATGTGGACGGATATACACGTATACGCCTTCAGTCGCTCTGTGCCGGTGACCTTTAGAAATTCAAAGGGGAGCTTTTGGCGCGCTCATGAATTTCTACACCGAGCCGCTGAGGAAGATAGGTCACACGAACTGTCAGCTACCTATGCGGCGAGGGTTGAAATATTCGTATTCaagtagaatatatatattcacaCTCCCGGGCTTTTGGAGCTCGACTATTGCTACATAAAGTTAGGCACCGGCAAGTTCGGTCTGTCTTGTAAATCATCGAAATGTAATATTggaatacaaaaattattatgtgtCTATAACTTATGGGCGAGTAACGGTCTGACCGAGTAAAGTCAAGCCCAATACAATTTagttattcaatttaaatacaGAATCTGCCCGCACGGCATGAAGATTACGAGATTAACGTCTGATAAAAGAGGGTCAAAAGTTAAAGAGCCACTTGTGGACTCGACGGTAGTATCTATTTAGTTGGCCCATAAGAGAGAAGTTCTCTTTATAAGGGGGTGCGTGCGCCCTAAACTGAAACTCTCTTTTtctcaccctctctctctctctctctctatttctctctttctctaactCTTTCTCTCTACGTCTCACTTACACTCAAGAGTGTAGCAGCACGCCCTTCGTGCTTGGGAATTATCGCTTGACGACCCATCAAGTAAACCCTCTGCCGACACATTCGAACCTCTTAATGAAATTCTCACCCCTGACTGACTGCCTGGCTTGGCTCGGTGGCTGCCTGGCTGGCTGGCAGACGGTCGGGACGATCCGTGGAGTGCCCCGAGAGACGACGGGACAGGGAGATCGGAGCAAAAGGAGACGGATACGGttcactttctctctttctatctctcgCTTATCCAGTCGCTCGCGCATCCTCCCCACTCATTGCCCCGAAGGGAAACTGAAATCTCTCGCGCCCCAAAGTGGTTGAAGGCTCCGCTCCCTTTTTTCACAGCATCCCTTACAGCTTAACTGTATAGGGGTGTAAGAGAAATATCCGCACTCTCCTGCCGCTCGACGACCCTCCATGACGGTGGAATCCCGTTACGATGACTCGCGCTCTACGTCTCACTTTTGCGTATCGAATATTATAAACCATTAATGTCtcaatttttttcgtatatatCCACTTTCATGAATCATCCTCGATAAGCGAATGATAagcaattttatacataatatcttttatctattttatcttttatctgatattttaaacgatttacataaataaaacgatCATTTGGCAAATACAAATCAAGACAACAGAAGTTAAAAAATCTcacttttgaaaaattcaaaaattgttcggtttttataattacaatacattaaaaataattaaaactataacAAAAATGCTCATTATTATCTCATGCATTACGTGAGTGAAACAAATCAAAtgtatctgttaaaatttattttgagaaagaaaactaatttctaaaatttttaatgatttaaattaatcgtcaatgaaatgatattttcatacatataacatgtttttaattaagaaattctGTAATGACCAACTCTTCtaagaatgttataaaataacagagagtatcctaagaaaaatatttattattgaaattttattattgaaaaattcacaATTCTATTCTTACTAAAGTAGttcattattaaatgtatttttagatAGTGTAATGTAAACAAAACATATGTCAGTTATTGATTTATGCTTTTTaagaataaagttttttaaacctagtatctaattgtaagaaagaaacaaagaatGCTTGATTAATATGATGAAAATTGTGTATTTATCTGTCCCGAGTCTGAATTTTTCATTAActgaattttaatagaaattgatttgtttttttctttttttttttcaaatgaactgaatcttttttcaattcttttttcaataatctgTATGTAATCTCCTCGACTGTTTGTAGAACCAATGAGGCATGTGAAAGCGGAACTTTTGCAGCATGAAAAGGATCTTGACGATGAGGACGAGTTAGATCTCGAGGACGACCGCCGACGGAGTGAGCATCCCTTTCATCACACGATGCagcaccaccatcaccaccaccaagGTTATGGCGGTGAGGACCATCTGAAGGAAGAGGGTATCAAGTCGGACTGTACAAGTCGGACTGTAGCGCGGGCGGTGTACCGATCCCCGCGACGAAACCCAAAATCTGGTCCCTAGCGGACACAGCGGCGTGTAAaacgccgccgccaccgtcgcaTCCTCACCATCAGCAATATCACCATCTGCATCATCAGCAACATTACcctcagcagcagcagcaacatcACGTGCCCAATCAAGGACATCATCATCACTCGCAACAACCATGGCTCGGTCCAGGAGGCGCGGGAGGTGGCGCTGGCGGCGATAGTGGTGGCGGCGGGGGTGGAGGAAACTTGGGAAGTTCGTTCGCTCTGCCCTCCTCGGCGGGAATGAGCCCGTCGGCGGCGGCGACAGCGCCATATTCAGGCGCTGCCGCGAGATACGGTGGCTTCCTCTCGTCTTCGTCCGGCGGCCAGCTCCATTACAATCCAAACTCATCGTCGGGCTCGAGTTCGAGCGCATCCTCctcggcagcggcagcggcggggTTTCCAGAAGTTGGTACGGACACTCCACCCCAAACACCTCCCAACATGAAGGTGGCCACGCCGAACGGAGTGATCCAGGCACCGCCGGGGGGTTACTGTCCTGGTGGCAACGCCGCTAGTGCCACCACTAATGGCAATCCTAATATCCCCTATGGCGCAAATCATCCCGGTGGAGGTGGTTACCTGTCGACGAGCTCGGGCTCGGCTAGCAGTGCCTCGTCTTTCAATTCTCGGCTACAGAGCTCACCGCATAAGGACTTTTCGCCAGTCGGTCAAAATTCCATTCTCCACCAGCATCAAACCACTGCCAGCTTACCACCTACGGAAGCTACCACCGCATTTAAACCGTTTTACAAAGGGTGAGTGAAAGATACGGTCCGAGAGACGTCACTTAATTCTGTCGTTTAATCTTGACTGGCGTTGTTAAGTTAAAAcccatttaaaatatataaatttttatttgatgcaCGTAacatttcgttaaaaaaatttcgttaaaaaaatatgaggaaggataaagaaaaatgttttgtttcagCTCGCAATCGATGAGTAGTGGCTTCGTCTCGCCGGTTTAAGAGCCAGTGCCCGAGGTCGAGAAAACACGATAGTCGTCTTTCCCAAAGTAAgtgacaatattatattaatttgacacTTGCGTCCATCCCTTTCGCAATCTTCGCTCCCTGCCTTATAAATGCGAACGACACGCGCATATATGCCGAATATATGCCGAAAGATTACCGCTAcagaaaaatcaacttaaagTTCTTCATCGGTATACTACGGTCGCATTAATATCACGGCGAGCGATGTTTGTAATTTACTTTCGActataaaagaaagaagaagagctGACGAGATGAGTAGCGGGGAAGAGAACGGGAGGGGTGGGGGGGGAGCAGAAAAGGTAAGTTGTCCGAAGCAACGGTACATGACCAGCTTATCGACACGAAAATCGATACAACGATTCTCGCTTGCGCGAACGGCACGAAAGGCGCGCCGGTCGAACTGGTGTTGCGCCAAACTCGCGCACGGCCGAGACACCACGGGAACAATcgataagaaattaatatccgGCGTGTCGATTGGTCGTTAAGCCGAGCGACCCGAGTTGAAATAATAATGGTATCGGACACACATTGAGTAGCGTGTGGGTAGTCCTCGGTGGTAGAGGCAacgagagaagagaagagagagagagagagagagagagagagatagagaaataGGGAGAAAGAGGCTATCGCCACCTCCTTGACAGTGACAAATGGACGGAGATTTCAATCAGTGAATGGAATCACCACTGGCTAACCGCGTCTTTTTCTTACCACACCAGTCGACCGTAGGTTTTTacgtgtgtacgcgcgcgcgcacgcgtctGTATGTACCGTGCACGTTCACATGTATTGAAACACTACACTCGGACACACCTCAACCTGTCGCGTTGGTGACTGAACGGACGACTCCGGCCCAGTCTCGCGTTTGGGTCTCACGAGCGAGATCTCCTTACTAGCGAGCTTGACCCTAAGATGGATACCTTAAAGCGTCGTGAGAGGAGCTAACGTTGGCCGTAGTAGTGCTGTCATAAATTTTCCGTAAATTACGCGTGTCGCGTCAAATAAACGATTCACATATAAATTTATCGCGCGTATAAACTGTATACAAATCATTGGGTCGTTTAAAAAGGTCTGTGAATAAAAAGCTACGCCGTCGCTCCTCGGACGTTTTATCTAATTTCATTTCGAGTCGCGCGTCGTGTAAACGATCGTAGGACGAACACGTTAAACGCACAACTTGTGTGCGAGACGATAAGTCGGGAAAGAGATAGAAAAGCGGTTGTCCGCGATAGTCGGCGAGCGATCGTTAAAGCGTCTTGGGGAAAGCCGGAGTCTTCGTCTTCTCATTCGCGGCATTCATAGATAAAAAGTGAGGGGAGAGGGGAGAGAAGGGAGAGTCGAAACGGCTGTTCTCCCGTCTCCTTACAAACGATACGCGGGATTCATCTCCAGGGCTTACCCTCGCCTCATTCTCTGCCTTCATTCTTCTCGGCGAATCCTCCGGTGGTATCCGTAACGTCGCGGTGCGAGTACGAGTCTTTGAACGTTATCTGATTCGACGGAATCGTAAAGGAGCCGAATCGCTCTCCTCGCGAAAATACATTTCCCGGTTTTCCTTCCCTTCGCACCGATTCGAAAGCAATTCCAGTAAagcggctctctctctctctctctctctctctctctctctctctctctctctgccacCTGTACCCGATGGCGACGGGAATCTGCTCGCCAAGATCGATATTATTGCGTGGAAAGTGCACGTCAGCCTCTAACCGTGAATAGCGTATAGTCGAGAAACAGAATCTCCCGGATCCTTTTTGTTTCAGTGTAAGAAGTACGTCTAAATATAGCAATGTTATTGATACGTATTCAGAACCGTTAATTATTTCCACAgcggaaagaaaaataaaagtaacgcgAGACACACGGAGTTTTTAGAACGTCCGATAAAACGCGAGAGACGAACTACAAGAAAAATTATCTCGGCATATCACTCGTCGCCTCGTTTCACAACAAGGCGATGAAGACTCGAGAGAATCGCCAGCCAGGGCGACGCTGCCACGTATCGGCTGCGGAGAacgtccgtcgtcgtcgttttgtAGGATGCCACGACGTGAACGCGAGTAGAAAGGAGGACGGCAAACGGGGAACGAGGGTGGCGGATAAAAGGGGAAAGAaggagggaggaggagggggagggaggtcGTCTTTTCGGATGGAACCGGGTGTTAGCCGGTGCTCTCTTATCTCGCGGCGATCTGATCCTAATTTATAGCCGCGTTCCAAATAAACTAGTTTTCGCTGTCGTCACCTCGCTTCCTCCCTATCCCCGTTAccgcgtgtgtgtatatataccgAATGCGCTGGTGCGTTCACAGCTCGGACGCGCTTATAATGCTGCTACCCTCTCCTCTTTCGGTCCTCTCTCGAACCGGCACCCGCTCCGGTCCGGACCATCCTTGATCTCTGCCTCCTCCCTCTTCACCTTTCCTGTCGCGCAAAGACAGACAGGtatacgagaaagagagagagagagagagagagagagagaaaacttgcgtatgtgtatgtgtacgaGAGTCGCTCAGGTTGCGCCAGGCAGCGCCTTTTGTAGCACCTACCACCAAGTAGAGGCGATCTCCTCCTTCGTTCTCTTTCCGATCGCGCCCGAAAAGAGGCGATCGGAGAGAGAAGCAGGGACCACGAAGGGACAGCCTCCGTGCAGAAGTAAAGTCCTCTCGTGATGCCTGTGCCCTATAATTGCCAATTAGTGAGAGGATGTTTAATCGCCATTAGGACGATGGTAACCGGACGATCGAGGATCGGCCAGGGCCCTTCCTTCCTCCCTGGGTGGACCCGCTTCGAACTATCGTCGCCTTTTAGCTAGCGATATTTACACGATCTCACGGTATCTGCATAAAATTCGCGACCACCATGCACCCGTGATTCGCCTCGGAGGCGCGAGAGGATAGGCGATCTTTTTAACGGCTTTGAGATTCCGAACGGGGGATTCAGGTGTCTCCTTAATAAATCCTCGAACACGTCGTCGCGGTTTCCCGCGTGTCCCccttgtctctctctttctccatcttcctctttctttctctctctttttctctcggaGATAGGTCTACCGTTGCCGGTGCCTCTTTGAGAAACATGCGCGTTTCTGGAATTCCCGTACGACCTTCGGAGGTTTCATCGGAGGCGACACGCTCGTCGCAGTATACCGCGTCCTTCTTTGTCCTCGACCTCCATTTTGCGAGACGCAACACTCGTTTCGAGCGTTTATCGCGCGTACGGTCGTCTGATCTAGCGTGGATCGTGAGATCTTCAGAGCCGAGGCGGAGACGGTAGCGAAAAACGGATTTACGTTTCTAGATGCGCGCTAGATGGCAGCGTTGCTACCTGGGAAAGAGATCGGGTGCGAGATCGCCAGAAGCACACACGCACCTCCTCCACCTTTTCGACCCTGACGTGGCGAGGCGTCGCTATCATTCACATGATTTCGTGACTCGACCGCTCGCTCCGGCCGACGCGGATGCAAATGTTATTGATTGGGAATAAAAACGCAGTCGCATGGCGCGCTCCTACATGCTTTCCCTCCCTTTCCCCTCCCCTGCCCAACCCCTCTGAATATAAATCGACACGTTAATTCTAAAACCGGACAGATACAGCGAGAGAGATCCTATCTcggcttattaaaaaaaatgacgcTCAACATTGCCGCTCGCTCCGGTACGATGATCGCACTCGTATGCGCGTAAAAGATCTGCGAACGAGACGGCTCGTTATCCTTACGCCCTTACGCATTACCGCGTAAACACTCCGTGTTCGTGTAGGAACTCCAGcgagattattaataaagttataaaataaacagaCTCTCCCGCTTATCTCGGGCAcgttataattaaatcattatagAGGCGCATACACGCTCCTGAATTTCCAAGGAAATAATTCGTGTCGATACGCGAGCGGAATGTtaactcctttttttttttttataaaaatacgcaACCTAAGGCGAGCTATCAGCGtgagttattattaaaattcccCGTAACCGGTGCTTTCATTGAATTAATGATTGTTTGATGTTTATAATTTCATGCGCCGGGCTGTCTTCTACATTATGCAAGCTACCCGCGACCGGCCACACGAGACCAGCGCAATAATTACACGATGGCGCATTGCTATTAGCGGAGCGCGTTCCCGCGCCGTTCCCGCGATATCCGGTAACATAGAATTCGAGCAATGAAATTCGCGTTATCGCGCTCGCCTGCGCGACGTTCAATTTCGCCGTTCGATCCCTCCTCGGGGTATCGTTCTAAGCGCGCGCCGTACATACGTATCGCGGCCGCCGATCGACACGAGATCTCCGCGCTATCTCTCCCGCGACCACGACGGCTAAATTACGATGTCACATTAACGTGTCACGATCCTTTCGAGAGAATTTTTCGTAATCGGTGATCCTATAAGGCCGcgattgtataaataaattataatacgaTCATCGCCGTCCATGCAAATGGACGCGCGTAAAAGGAAATAACGCTGTCGTAAGATTTTAATCCGGCAGTATCGATGATCGTTGAAACGCGAATTTATCGCAGAGATAcgtaaagatattattatttgaagaaaCGCACAGCTCCGCAGTTAATTCGCCATGTTTATAAATTACAGATGAATAGCTCGAAATATTCAGCGCTTATATAGTTGCGATTTAAATACTTGACAGATTTATCGCGAAATAAAACGTTTCACTTTTAGCCCGATGAAAATAATGGGGAATGAATAAACAGGTTTTCTATAGAGCGTCAATCATCGGGAAATCAATGGTTATGCGAAAGCAGCTTTGCGTTCGCAAAAAGAAAAGGCACTTCGATTGCGGCATTGGCTCACCTCGAATTAATGACATATGAATGAAGTTGTACTATCTTTCTTTCGTTTGAGATTCAGTCCTCCTCTCGCGAGAGGACGCGGACGGTTCTTGTCTTATCTTAATGTCAATTCAACCACACCGAGgtgaaaataatcttttcaaTAAATACGTTATCGATTGCGGATCCTGAATTTCGTATACGCAATCGCGCACTTTTCTCTTCCCCCTTGCGCTTTGATCAAATCAAAAATCGGCAAGGTCACCTGACAACGATAGCGATAAACGTCGGGAAACATTTTTATCGCCCACATAGATCGCTCGAAGTTTCGTAACACAATGAGAAACGGAAGTGGCGGGGGAGGAGGAACGCGCGGTGCGGTCTCTCTCGCGGCGCATAAATGATAATCGCGAATGTTTATTGCCCCAGCGCGGAGAGAGACAGCGACGGAGGCCGCACCGCCTCGT encodes:
- the LOC105196167 gene encoding LOW QUALITY PROTEIN: homeobox protein araucan (The sequence of the model RefSeq protein was modified relative to this genomic sequence to represent the inferred CDS: deleted 2 bases in 1 codon), encoding MEMSEDCWDHVGLLHDVSAAEPPPPQPTNDFLIHHQELLVSGGQPTTATSPAMSGGALSPGALSPSSTATTTTGVGPAGTGGATTPVGGAATGPGCCENGRPMMTDPVTGQTVCSCQYDNAARFALSTYPRIPTATSYSSYPTPTPSTTDQGPYPSIGMDSSAFYSPLGNPYGLKDATGMGMTADMGAAWGTAALQPAATGYYPYDPTLAAYGYGAGYDLAARRKNATRESTATLKAWLNEHKKNPYPTKGEKIMLAIITKMTLTQVSTWFANARRRLKKENKMTWEPKNKTDDDDDAVLTDSEDNKEKDDLASDNRGDRVGEEARRGLDDTEPMRHVKAELLQHEKDLDDEDELDLEDDRRRSEHPFHHTMQHHHHHHQGYGGEDHLKEEGIVGLYKSDCSAGGVPIPATKPKIWSLADTAACKTPPPPSHPHHQQYHHLHHQQHYPQQQQQHHVPNQGHHHHSQQPWLGPGGAGGGAGGDSGGGGGGGNLGSSFALPSSAGMSPSAAATAPYSGAAARYGGFLSSSSGGQLHYNPNSSSGSSSSASSSAAAAAGFPEVGTDTPPQTPPNMKVATPNGVIQAPPGGYCPGGNAASATTNGNPNIPYGANHPGGGGYLSTSSGSASSASSFNSRLQSSPHKDFSPVGQNSILHQHQTTASLPPTEATTAFKPFYKGSQSMSSGFVSPV